One segment of Natronosalvus halobius DNA contains the following:
- the gvpF gene encoding gas vesicle protein GvpF, with the protein MAIIVDDLLVRPFVGLVNTLHTMAIDELYDIDALEDERKENRLLYELGERSKGEYEERKDEIEAELELAREIHEELTSGRVEVRTND; encoded by the coding sequence ATGGCGATCATCGTCGACGACCTGCTCGTCCGCCCGTTCGTCGGTCTCGTCAACACGTTGCACACGATGGCGATCGACGAACTGTACGACATCGACGCCCTCGAGGACGAGCGCAAGGAAAACCGACTCCTCTACGAACTCGGCGAACGGTCGAAAGGCGAGTACGAGGAGCGCAAAGACGAAATCGAAGCCGAACTCGAACTCGCTCGCGAGATCCACGAGGAACTCACGAGCGGACGCGTGGAGGTCCGAACCAATGACTGA
- a CDS encoding GvpL/GvpF family gas vesicle protein: MADSSYHYVYGIVASSDADVISLEEVEESEEFEEDDDSDRETLPVEGTGVAGATELYPVSHGRLAALASPIDVTDPEETDEDAKRHDAVLRALLTENGGRTIIPMRFGMVFESERALKNVLRGGRGAFRRTLHDIDDRVELGLKVVREQDATVDDETIVERVSDELEPLATSSVDSGEFSDRLVLNRSYLVDRSEREAFDTAVGELEADLEDVMIRYSGPFAPYSFVDVKIGAER, from the coding sequence GTGGCTGACTCGAGTTACCACTACGTGTACGGGATCGTCGCCTCGAGCGACGCCGACGTGATCTCGCTCGAGGAAGTCGAAGAGTCCGAGGAGTTCGAGGAGGACGACGATTCAGACCGGGAGACGCTACCCGTGGAGGGGACGGGCGTCGCCGGGGCGACCGAGTTGTACCCGGTATCCCACGGGCGACTCGCCGCACTGGCGTCGCCGATCGACGTGACCGATCCCGAGGAGACCGACGAGGACGCGAAACGCCACGACGCGGTGCTCCGCGCGCTGTTGACCGAGAACGGCGGCCGAACGATCATTCCGATGCGATTCGGCATGGTCTTCGAGAGCGAGCGCGCGCTCAAGAACGTCCTCCGCGGCGGCCGTGGCGCGTTTCGACGAACGCTTCACGACATCGACGACAGGGTCGAACTCGGCCTGAAGGTCGTTCGCGAGCAGGACGCGACCGTCGACGACGAGACGATCGTCGAGCGGGTGAGCGACGAACTCGAGCCACTGGCCACGAGCAGCGTCGATAGCGGGGAGTTCAGCGATCGGCTTGTACTCAACCGCTCCTACCTCGTCGACCGATCGGAGCGCGAGGCGTTCGACACCGCCGTCGGCGAACTCGAGGCCGACCTCGAGGACGTGATGATCCGGTACTCGGGACCGTTTGCACCGTACAGTTTCGTCGACGTCAAGATCGGGGCCGAGCGATGA